In one window of Nothobranchius furzeri strain GRZ-AD chromosome 11, NfurGRZ-RIMD1, whole genome shotgun sequence DNA:
- the imp3 gene encoding U3 small nucleolar ribonucleoprotein protein IMP3 isoform X1, whose protein sequence is MVRKLKHHEQKLLKKVDFINWEVDNNLHEVKVLRRYHIEKREDYMKYNKLSRSIRNLAQKIRDLDEKDGFRAQSTHHLLEKLYSLGVIPTRQNLALTEKVTVSSFCRRRLPCIMINLHMAQNLKMAVGFIQQGHVRVGPDVVTDPAFLVTRNMEDFVTWVDSSKIKQHVMNYNDERDDFDLVA, encoded by the exons ATGGTTCGTAAATTGAAACACCATGAGCAGAAGCTGCTGAAGAAGGTGGACTTTATTAACTGGGAGGTGGACAACAACCTTCACGAGGTCAAGGTGCTGCGGAGGTATCATATCGAGAAGCGGGAGGACTACATGAA GTACAACAAGCTGAGTCGCAGCATCAGAAATCTGGCTCAGAAGATTCGAGACCTGGATGAGAAGGATGGCTTCAGAGCTCAGAGTACGCACCACCTGTTAGAAAAGCT CTACAGCTTGGGCGTCATCCCCACCAGACAGAACCTGGCCCTGACGGAGAAGGTCACGGTGTCTTCGTTCTGCAG GAGGCGGTTGCCCTGCATCATGATTAACCTCCACATGGCTCAGAACCTGAAGATGGCTGTCGGCTTCATCCAACAAGGAC ATGTGcgtgtgggtccagatgttgtcaCAGACCCAGCTTTTCTAGTCACGAG aaaCATGGAAGACTTTGTCACGTGGGTGGACTCCTCGAAGATCAAGCAGCATGTGATGAATTATAACGACGAG
- the imp3 gene encoding U3 small nucleolar ribonucleoprotein protein IMP3 isoform X2, with protein sequence MVRKLKHHEQKLLKKVDFINWEVDNNLHEVKVLRRYHIEKREDYMNYSLGVIPTRQNLALTEKVTVSSFCRRRLPCIMINLHMAQNLKMAVGFIQQGHVRVGPDVVTDPAFLVTRNMEDFVTWVDSSKIKQHVMNYNDERDDFDLVA encoded by the exons ATGGTTCGTAAATTGAAACACCATGAGCAGAAGCTGCTGAAGAAGGTGGACTTTATTAACTGGGAGGTGGACAACAACCTTCACGAGGTCAAGGTGCTGCGGAGGTATCATATCGAGAAGCGGGAGGACTACATGAA CTACAGCTTGGGCGTCATCCCCACCAGACAGAACCTGGCCCTGACGGAGAAGGTCACGGTGTCTTCGTTCTGCAG GAGGCGGTTGCCCTGCATCATGATTAACCTCCACATGGCTCAGAACCTGAAGATGGCTGTCGGCTTCATCCAACAAGGAC ATGTGcgtgtgggtccagatgttgtcaCAGACCCAGCTTTTCTAGTCACGAG aaaCATGGAAGACTTTGTCACGTGGGTGGACTCCTCGAAGATCAAGCAGCATGTGATGAATTATAACGACGAG